A part of Neodiprion pinetum isolate iyNeoPine1 chromosome 4, iyNeoPine1.2, whole genome shotgun sequence genomic DNA contains:
- the YME1L gene encoding ATP-dependent zinc metalloprotease YME1L, with protein MISLQSHNQVLFHLTQLTAACTPRRRGLAVEAKNNEKRNNERNAICCESLVEAARNCTELPVKKINPQYLGTVLQLNRNELLEILSKISNGTSARFKSDSNKWRISYTSGNSFDENKRIGLNYQQNPYRYRHNLCAMAPFCLNTITRGFKTEHNIKAELDRNPGLSARIRRWMGRSTTDYQVGKVQVPGGTTELSQVDNLRTLLTDTQLSTSEQQRIKVAFVEGYLAGHLPIHPTRTKRWLKVIQYLALMTLILMSGVTLYASASGSVFRFPLGNQIEVSADDINVTFNDVKGADEAKQELKDVVEFVKSPDKFSALGGKLPKGVLLVGPPGTGKTLLARAVAGEAGVPFFHAAGPEFDEILVGQGARRVRDLFKAAKERAPCVVFIDEIDSVGAKRTSSFLHPYANQTINQLLSEMDGFHQNAGVIVLGATNRREDLDTALLRPGRFDVEVSVPTPDFTGRVEILDLYLGRILCHDINVEVLARGTTGFTGADLENMVNQAALRATIDGEDSVSMKHLEQARDKVLMGSERKTRLPDEQSNLITAYHEGGHTIVAYYTEGALPLHKVTILPRGETLGHTAYLPEKEMYHTTKQHLLAIMDTLMGGRAAEELIFGAEKITSGASNDLERATDIAMNMVKKLGMSEKVGLRTYSENKLTYVTVNEFSQYSQELIDLEIKKIMQDSYDRAKAILKAHAKEHKQLAEALLEYETLDAAEVKAIMTGQKGPERPPKKPKTETPKNVK; from the exons ATGATTTCACTACAGTCTCACAACCAG GTGCTCTTTCACCTTACTCAATTGACAGCGGCCTGTACTCCTCGACGTCGTGGTCTTGCAGTTGAAGCTAAGAACAATGAAAAACGCAACAATGAGAGAAACGCCATTTGCTGCGAGAGCCTCGTCGAG GCGGCTAGGAACTGCACCGAATTGccggtgaagaaaataaatccaCAATATTTGGGCACTGTTCTCCAACTAAATAGAAATGAATTGCtggaaattttatcgaaaatttcaaatggcaCTAGTGCCAGGTTTAAAAGCGATAGTAATAAATGGAGGATCTCTTATACATCGGGCAATAGTTTTGATGAAAACAAAAGGATAGGCTTGAACTATCAACAGAATCCATACCGGTATAGGCATAATCTCTGTGCAATGGCGCCATTCTGCTTAAATACCATTACTCGAGGATTTAAAACCGAACACAATATCAAGGCTGAACTGGACAGAAATCCCGGTCTTTCAGCCAGAATTAGACGATGGATGGGAAGATCTACAACGGATTATCAG GTCGGGAAAGTCCAAGTACCTGGTGGCACGACTGAGTTATCTCAGGTGGATAACCTGCGAACTTTGCTTACCGATACCCAGCTTTCTACAAGTGAACAACAGCGTATTAAAGTCGCATTCGTCGAAGGCTACTTGGCTGGTCATTTGCCAATCCATCCTACGCGTACTAAAAGATGGTTGAAAGTAATTCAATATTTGGCATTGATGACTCTTATTCTCATGTCCGGAGTGACGCTTTATG caAGTGCAAGCGGCAGCGTGTTTAGATTTCCACTGGGCAATCAGATCGAAGTCAGTGCCGATGACATCAATGTTACTTTCAACGATGTCAAGGGG GCCGATGAAGCTAAACAAGAACTGAAAGATGTCGTCGAGTTTGTAAAATCTCCTGACAAGTTCTCGGCACTCGGAGGCAAACTGCCCAAAGGAGTATTGCTCGTCGGACCTCCGGGCACAGGAAAAACTCTGCTGGCTCGTGCAGTTGCTGGAGAAGCTGGAGTTCCCTTTTTTCATGCAGCTGGCCCTGAGTTTGACGAAATTCTTGTTGGTCAAGGTGCCAGGAGAGTCAGAGACTTATTCA AAGCGGCGAAAGAAAGGGCCCCCTGTGTCGTATTCATTGATGAGATCGATTCAGTAGGAGCAAAGAGGACAAGTTCCTTCCTTCACCCTTATGCAAACCAGACCATCAATCAGTTGCTTTCAGAAATGGATGG CTTCCATCAGAATGCAGGAGTCATAGTTCTGGGAGCCACAAACCGACGAGAGGATTTGGACACAGCTCTATTGCGCCCGGGTCGATTTGATGTCGAAGTTTCAGTCCCAACTCCTGATTTTACTGGCCGAGTGGAGATTCTCGATCTGTATCTTGGGCGAATATTGTGTCACGATATCAATGTCGAGGTGCTGGCAAGAGGGACGACTGGCTTTACTGGGGCTGACTTAGAAAACATG GTAAACCAGGCCGCTCTGCGTGCTACTATAGACGGCGAAGACTCTGTTAGCATGAAACACCTGGAACAAGCCAGAGACAAAGTTCTAATGGGATCAGAGCGGAAGACACGGCTACCAGATGAGCAGAGTAACCTCATAACGGCTTATCACGAAGGTGGTCACACGATTGTTGCCTACTATACTGAGGGTGCACTTCCGTTGCATAAAGTGACGATTCTTCCCCGCGGAGAAACTTTGGGACAC ACCGCTTACCTGccagaaaaagaaatgtatcACACCACAAAACAACATTTACTCGCTATTATGGACACACTTATGGGGGGAAGAGCTGCGGAGGAGTTGATTTTCGGAGCCGAAAAAATTACCTCGGGTGCATCAAATGATTTGGAA aGAGCCACCGACATAGCTATGAacatggtaaaaaaattgggGATGTCAGAGAAAGTTGGACTTAGAACGTATTCCGAAAACAAGTTAACTTATGTAACAGTAAACGAATTTAGTCAGTATTCTCAAGAATTGATCGACCtggagattaaaaaaataatgcag GACTCATACGACCGCGCCAAAGCGATACTAAAGGCTCATGCAAAAGAGCACAAACAGCTGGCGGAGGCTTTGCTTGAATATGAAACGTTGGATGCAGCTGAAGTAAAGGCTATTATGACGGGGCAAAAGGGTCCAGAAAGACCGCCCAAAAAACCTAAAACCGAGACACCCAAAAACGTTAAGTAA